A genomic region of Danio aesculapii chromosome 21, fDanAes4.1, whole genome shotgun sequence contains the following coding sequences:
- the p2rx4a gene encoding P2X purinoceptor 4a — MSESVGCCDSVSRCFFDYYTSKILIIRSKKVGTLNRFTQALVIAYVIGYVCVYNKGYQDTDTVLSSVTTKVKGIALTNTSELGERIWDVADYIIPPQEDGSFFVLTNMIITTNQTQSKCAENPTPASTCTSHRDCKRGFNDARGDGVRTGRCVSYSASVKTCEVLSWCPLEKIVDPPNPPLLADAENFTVLIKNNIRYPKFNFNKRNILPNINSSYLTHCVFSRKTDPDCPIFRLGDIVGEAEEDFQIMAVHGGVMGVQIRWDCDLDMPQSWCVPRYTFRRLDNKDPDNNVAPGYNFRFAKYYKNSDGTETRTLIKGYGIRFDVMVFGQAGKFNIIPTLLNIGAGLALLGLVNVICDWIVLTFMKRKQHYKEQKYTYVDDFGLLQNEDE, encoded by the exons ATGAGCGAAAGTGTTGGTTGCTGTGATTCAGTGAGTCGGTGTTTTTTCGACTACTACACGTCTAAAATACTGATCATCAGGAGTAAGAAAGTGGGGACACTGAATCGTTTCACTCAAGCTTTAGTCATAGCCTATGTCATCGG gtatgtgtgtgtttacaacAAAGGCTACCAAGACACAGACACCGTCCTCAGCTCAGTCACGACCAAAGTGAAAGGAATTGCTTTAACAAACACCAGTGAACTGGGCGAAAGGATCTGGGATGTGGCTGATTACATTATTCCACCTCAG GAGGACGGATCATTCTTTGTGCTGACCAACATGATCATCACAACAAACCAAACACAGTCCAAATGTGCAGAA AATCCAACTCCAGCATCCACATGCACCTCTCACAGGGACTGCAAGAGAGGCTTTAATGATGCACGTGGGGATG GTGTTCGGACAGGCAGATGTGTCAGTTATTCTGCCTCTGTGAAGACTTGTGAGGTGCTGTCCTGGTGTCCTTTAGAAAAGATTGTCGATCCCCCAAA CCCACCACTTCTTGCAGATGCTGAAAACTTCACTGTGCTCATAAAGAATAATATTCGTTATCCCAAATTTAACTTCAACAA AAGGAACATCTTACCAAATATAAACAGCTCCTACTTGACACATTGTGTGTTCAGCCGTAAAACAGATCCCGACTGTCCAATCTTCAGACTTGGAGACATTGTTGGAGAAGCTGAAGAGGATTTTCAGATCATGGCTGTCCAT GGTGGAGTGATGGGAGTTCAGATCCGGTGGGATTGTGATCTTGATATGCCACAGAGCTGGTGTGTACCTCGCTACACTTTCCGCAGACTAGACAACAAAGACCCAGATAATAATGTGGCTCCAGGGTATAACTTTAG ATTTGCTAAATATTACAAGAACAGTGATGGCACTGAGACCAGAACACTTATCAAGGGTTATGGTATTCGCTTTGATGTCATGGTATTTGGCCAG GCTGGGAAATTCAACATCATCCCAACACTTCTGAATATCGGTGCTGGCTTGGCACTTCTAGGCCTG GTGAACGTCATCTGTGACTGGATTGTGCTGACATTTATGAAAAGGAAGCAACATTACAAAGAGCAAAAGTATACATATGTTGATGACTTCGGACTT TTACAAAATGAAGACGAATAG
- the gstt1b gene encoding glutathione S-transferase theta-1b, whose amino-acid sequence MTLEIYLDLFSQPCRSVYIFAKKNNIQFDHKKISLFEGYQYGEEFGKINPLRKFPTIKDGDFCLAESVAIMIYLADKFHTPDHWFPADLQKRARVNEYLSWQHTSIRMHGAKIIWFKILIPEVLGAEVPKEKMENAVENLNWALQLFQDKFLQDKPFIVGDQISLADLVAIVEIMQPFAAGMDVFENRPKLKAWKDRVREAIGAELFDEAHQATMSIRDNAKTIDPKGLSPLKDKILKFFLS is encoded by the exons ATGACTTTGGAAATTTACTTGGACCTGTTTTCGCAGCCCTGTCGCTCCGTGTACATCTTTGCTAAGAAAAACAACATCCAGTTCGACCACAAGAAGATTTCTCTGTTTGAAG GTTATCAATATGGTGAAGAATTTGGGAAAATCAACCCACTGAGAAAATTCCCAACAATCAAAGATGGAGACTTTTGCCTGGCTGAAAG TGTCGCGATTATGATCTACCTGGCTGACAAGTTCCACACTCCAGACCATTGGTTCCCTGCGGACTTGCAGAAGCGAGCGAGAGTAAATGAATATCTGTCATGGCAGCACACTTCCATACGgatgcatggagccaagattatCTGGTTTAAG ATCTTGATTCCAGAAGTGCTGGGAGCTGAGGTCCCTAAAGAAAAGATGGAGAATGCAGTAGAGAATCTGAACTGGGCACTGCAGCTCTTTCAGGATAAGTTTCTGCAAGACAAACCGTTCATTGTTGGTGATCAGATCTCATTGGCTGATTTGGTTGCTATTGTGGAAATCATGCAG CCATTTGCTGCTGGTATGGATGTGTTTGAGAACAGACCCAAGCTCAAGGCATGGAAAGACAGAGTCAGAGAAGCGATCGGAGCTGAACTGTTCGATGAGGCTCATCAGGCAACCATGTCCATACGGGACAATGCCAAAACCATTGATCCCAAAGGGTTAAGTCCATTGAAAGACAAGATTTTGAAGTTTTTCCTCTCATAA